In Thermoanaerobaculia bacterium, the genomic stretch GACGAGGGCGCGGACGCCGTCCTCGATCTGCTTCCAGATCGGGACAGCGGAGCGCGGATCGAGCTGTATCACTGTACCGATACAGTAGTACTCTTGGCGGCGTTGTCAAGAAGAAAAAAAGGGCGGCCGGAGCCGCCCTCGTGCCGGATCGGGGTCGATGGTTACGGCCGTCCGCTCTGCTGCGCCGCGGCGGGCTCGATCGTCCCGTGCATGCGCAGGGTCGTGAAAAAGCCGTTCATGTCCTTGAGGTCGTACTTGAGAGTGTCTCCGTGGAAATAGTGGGTTCCCTTCGCGAGGACGAGGCCGTCGTTGCTGTTGGCGCCGAAGTACTTGAGGCCCTTGACCACCGTCGGCATCTTCGTCGCTTCCCAGTTGCCGCGGTTCAGCGTGACTTCCGCCATGCCGCTCGCCAGCTTCGCGTGGTCCGCCCTGTCCGCCGCGTCGTGGTGCCATTCGATGTCGTCCTCGCGCGTGTCCATCTTTGCCCACTGGATCGGAAACATCTTCGCGAAGATCTTCGCGATCGCGTCGCGCTGTTCCTTCGTGGTCTTCCTGTCGAACGTCACCATCCCGTACTTCGCGACTCCTTTCGAAAGCGCTTCGTCGCCGAGGTCACCCGAAACCCACACGCGCGCTCCGGAGAGATCCACATTGCCCCAGTGGCTGCCCTTGCGGAATTCGTAGGCATTGTTGAACTGGCACATGTGCGGGTTGCTGGGTTCCGTGTTGAAGAAACAGCTGCAGAAGAGCGGACACGAGCAGGCCTCGATGTCGTCGACGACGGCGTCGTACGTTCCCGCCCGGGTCCCCTTCGCTGGCGACGCCGCGACGAAGACCGCGGCCGCAGCGGCTGCCAGGATCGATCCGAGAACCTTCTTCATGGCTTCCCCTCCTTCACTTCTCGAGCGTTCCCTTCATCCCAGTAGGTGATCGGTTTCTGGCCCTTCTTGGTCCACACGTACGTGCCCTCGAGGGCCTCGCCCCGGACGGAGCCGTTCCATTCGATGACGCCTTCCGTCGGGCTGTCCGTCCTCGCCCGGAACATGATCATTCTTCCTCCTTTCGTCAACGGGCCTCGGAACAAGAGCGCGCGCGCTCCGCGCCGGCGAAGCGTCGGAGGGCGCACGTTCTTCGGAGCCGGGATGGAGCGGCGCTCGCCACCGCCGCGATCGCGGTATCGAAGAGCGCGTCGCTTTCGAGCGTTCGGATCATGCGAATAGCCCTGGTTTCGTCCGGAACGCAATCATCTCACGGGTCCTGTCCGCCGGATCGGGATTCGCGACGCCTGATACGATCCGCGCGCGGAGGGTCCTTTCGGATGAATGTTTTCGCCTCCTTCGGAGCTTTCCTGGGCGCGGCGGCGCTCGCCGGTCTCCCCGTTCCGACGCTCCAAACCGCGGTTTCGCTTCGAGATACCCTCGTCGGCGGGCGCGGAGCCGCGGAAATCGCGCGGAGCCTGTGCGACCGCGTCGGTCCTCGTCTCGCCGGCTCGAACGGAGCGGTGGAGGCGCGCCGGTGGGCGGTCGAGGAGCTCACCCGGCTCGGCCTTCGGAACGTCCACGAGGAGAGCCTGATGGAGCCGCGCTGGGTGCGCGGGACCGAGACCGCCGAGATCGTTTCGCCCGTCCGCCAGAGACTCGTGGTCGCCGCGCTCGGCGGCAGCGGAGCGACGCCGGAGGGAGGGGTCGAGCGTCCGATCGTCGCGACGCGCGACGTCGAGACGCTTGCTGCGCTCGGAGCGGCCGGGGTCCGCGACCGCATCGTCTTCTTCACCGAGAGGACGGAGCGGACGCGGGACGGCTCCGGGTACGGGAAGGCGGTCTCGATCCGTTACGCCGGTCCTTCCGAGGCGCGGAAGCTCGGCGCCGCGGCCGTGCTGATCCGCAGCGTGGGAACGTCCTCGACGCGTCTTCCGCACACCGGCGTCATGAAGACCGAAGCCGGAATCCCGCCGCTTCCGGCCGCGGCGCTCTCGGCGCCGGACGCGGACCTCCTCGAAAGGATCGCCGCGGCCGGGCCCGTGCGCCTCCGCCTGACGCTCGGCTGCCGGACCGAGGCGGACGTGGCGGGCGCCAACGTCGTCGGCGAGATCCGCGGATCGGATCGGCCCGAGGAGATCGTCCTTCTCGGCGCGCACCTCGACTCGTGGGACCTGGGGACCGGCGCGATCGACGACGCCGCGGGCGTCGGCATCGTCGGCGAGGCGGCGCGGGCGATCGTTGCTCTCTCGCGCCCGCCCCGCCGGACGATCCGCGTCGTCCTCTACGCGAACGAAGAGAACGGCGACCGCGGGGGCGAGGCCTACCGCGACGCGCATCGCGCCGAGCTCGATCGACACGTCGCCGCCCTCGAGATGGATCTGGGGACGGATCGCGTCTACCGCGTCGCCGCGTCGGGGGGACCGGAGGCGAATGGCGTCGTCGCCGCCGCGGCACAGCTGCTCCGGCCGATCGGCGTTTCCGAGCGGGGAAACGACGCCGGCGGGGGCGTCGACGTGGGCCCTCTGCGCGCGTTCGGCGTTCCGATGCTCGCTCTTGCCCAGGACGCCTCGCGCTACTTCGACTTCCACCACTCCGCCGACGACACGTTCGACAAGATCGACGCGGCGAACCTCGCGCAGGCGACCGCGGCGACGGCGGCCCTCGCCTGGATCGTCGCCGACGAGCCGGGGACGCTCGGACGGATCCCGCCGGAGAAGCGGAAAGAGAGGGCCTGGTAGGCGCGCCGGCGCGCAGTCGCGAGTCACGCGTCGCGAGTCGTGGGACGCGAGCCCCGGGGGCGCGCCAGGTTATCCGGAATCCGCGTGCCCTCGAGCGCGGTGAGGCGCGAGCCCGGCGGGATGCGGGGCAGCCGGCCCGCGGGCGCGGCGTACCGGGGCGTACGTTAAGCCCACGGGCGGCTGCTACGCGCCCGCCCGGCTCGATGCATTCGCCGCGCGCCTACTCTTGGCTTTCCACCCACGCGTCGACGTTCTTCTCGAGCACGTCGAGCGGCAGAGAGCCCTGCAGGAGCACGGCGTCGTGGAAGCGCCGGACGTCGAACTTCGGCCCGAGCGCCTTTTCGGCGCGGGTGCGCAGCTCGCGGATCTTCATTTCGCCGATCTTGTACGCGAGCGCCTGTCCGGGCCAGGAGATGTACCGGTCGACCTCGACCGTGATGTCGTTGACGGTCTTCGCCGTGTTCTCCGCCATGTAATCGATCGCCCGCTGCCGATCCCAGCGGTAAGCGTGCATGCCCGTGTCGACGACGAGCCGGCAGGCGCGCCACATCTCGTACGTCAGCTGCCCGAACCGGGAGTACGGGTCGGCGTAGAGGCCGAGATCGCGCCCGAGGCTTTCGGCGTAGAGTCCCCATCCCTCGCCGAAGGCCGTGTAATAGGCGTTTCGGCGGAAGTCGGGGAGATCGGCGAGCTCCTGCGCCAGCGAGATCTGCAG encodes the following:
- a CDS encoding DUF1326 domain-containing protein; this encodes MKKVLGSILAAAAAAVFVAASPAKGTRAGTYDAVVDDIEACSCPLFCSCFFNTEPSNPHMCQFNNAYEFRKGSHWGNVDLSGARVWVSGDLGDEALSKGVAKYGMVTFDRKTTKEQRDAIAKIFAKMFPIQWAKMDTREDDIEWHHDAADRADHAKLASGMAEVTLNRGNWEATKMPTVVKGLKYFGANSNDGLVLAKGTHYFHGDTLKYDLKDMNGFFTTLRMHGTIEPAAAQQSGRP
- a CDS encoding M28 family peptidase, which gives rise to MNVFASFGAFLGAAALAGLPVPTLQTAVSLRDTLVGGRGAAEIARSLCDRVGPRLAGSNGAVEARRWAVEELTRLGLRNVHEESLMEPRWVRGTETAEIVSPVRQRLVVAALGGSGATPEGGVERPIVATRDVETLAALGAAGVRDRIVFFTERTERTRDGSGYGKAVSIRYAGPSEARKLGAAAVLIRSVGTSSTRLPHTGVMKTEAGIPPLPAAALSAPDADLLERIAAAGPVRLRLTLGCRTEADVAGANVVGEIRGSDRPEEIVLLGAHLDSWDLGTGAIDDAAGVGIVGEAARAIVALSRPPRRTIRVVLYANEENGDRGGEAYRDAHRAELDRHVAALEMDLGTDRVYRVAASGGPEANGVVAAAAQLLRPIGVSERGNDAGGGVDVGPLRAFGVPMLALAQDASRYFDFHHSADDTFDKIDAANLAQATAATAALAWIVADEPGTLGRIPPEKRKERAW